A section of the Mangifera indica cultivar Alphonso chromosome 12, CATAS_Mindica_2.1, whole genome shotgun sequence genome encodes:
- the LOC123193495 gene encoding NAC domain-containing protein 104 translates to MGDNINVNVNLPPGFRFYPTDEELLVHFLQRRASLLPCHPDVIPDLDLYPYDPWQLNGKALAEGNQWYFYSRKTQNRITSNGYWKPTGIEEAVITREKRKIGIKKYFVFHLGEPPSGVKTNWILQEYSLSDSAASCATSSSNSRSSTKRRGNLKADFSKWVICRVYERNCDDGDDGAELSCLDEVFLSLDDLDEISLPN, encoded by the exons atGGGAGATAACATTAATGTTAATGTTAATCTACCGCCTGGGTTTCGTTTTTATCCAACTGATGAAGAGCTTCTTGTCCATTTCCTTCAACGTAGGGCATCTCTCTTACCATGCCATCCTGATGTCATTCCTGATCTTGATCTCTATCCTTATGATCCATGGCAACTTAAtg GAAAGGCTTTAGCAGAGGGAAACCAATGGTATTTCTATAGTCGAAAGACTCAAAATCGGATCACAAGCAATGGGTATTGGAAGCCAACAGGCATTGAAGAAGCAGTAATTACAagagaaaagaggaaaattGGAATCAAGAAATATTTTGTATTCCATCTTGGGGAACCTCCATCTGGTGTTAAAACTAACTGGATATTGCAGGAATACAGCCTCTCAGATTCTGCTGCTTCCTGTGCTACTAGTAGTAGTAATAGTAGGTCGTCTactaaaagaagaggaaatTTAAAAGCA GATTTCAGTAAGTGGGTCATCTGTCGAGTTTATGAAAGGAATTGTGATGACGGTGATGATGGAGCAGAACTCTCATGCTTGGATGAAGTGTTCTTATCGTTAGATGATCTTGATGAAATAAGTTTGCCTAATTAG
- the LOC123193235 gene encoding BRASSINOSTEROID INSENSITIVE 1-associated receptor kinase 1-like — MEKSNCAFWAFLWSIIVFDLFVRVTSNAEGDALNTLKTNLKDPNNVLQSWDPTLVNPCTWFHVTCNSENSVTRVDLGSANLSGQLVSQLGQLPNLQYLELYSNDISGKIPEELGNLTNLVSLDLYLNKLNGPIPLTFGKLTKLRFLRLNNNSLSGTIPMSLTAIMLLQVLDLSNNKLTGDIPVNGSFSLFTPISFRNNLFNPSPASPPPPFQPTPPSPSGNRVTGAIAGGVAAGAALLFAAPAIALAYWRRRKPQDHFFDVPAEEDPEVHLGQLKRFSLRELQVATDHFSNRHILGKGGFGKVYKGRLADGSLVAVKRLKEERTQGGELQFQTEVEMISMAVHRNLLRLHGFCMTPTERLLVYPFMVNGSVASCLRERSQSQPPLNWPVRKRTALGSARGLAYLHDHCDPKIIHRDVKAANILLDEEYEAVVGDFGLAKLMDYKDTHVTTAVRGTIGHIAPEYLSTGKSSEKTDVFGYGVMLLELITGQRAFDLARLANDDDVMLLDWVKGLLKDKKLEQLVDADLQGNYIAEEVEQLIQVALLCTQGSPLDRPKMSEVVRMLEGDGLAERWEEWQKEDMRQEISHIYHHNSNFVDSTSQIAPDELSGPR; from the exons ATGGAGAAATCGAACTGTGCGTTTTGGGCCTTTTTGTGGTCGATAATTGTTTTTGATTTGTTTGTGAGAGTTACTTCTAATGCCGAAG GTGACGCTTTGAATACGTTGAAGACAAATTTAAAAGATCCTAACAATGTTCTTCAGAGTTGGGATCCTACCCTTGTGAATCCCTGCACTTGGTTTCATGTCACATGTAATAGTGAAAATAGTGTGACACGTGT TGATCTTGGCAGTGCGAATTTGTCTGGTCAACTGGTTTCACAGCTGGGTCAACTTCCAAATTTACAGTATTT GGAACTTTATAGTAATGACATAAGCGGAAAAATTCCGGAAGAGCTTGGAAACTTGACAAACTTGGTGAGCTTGGATCTGTACTTGAACAAATTAAATGGTCCCATTCCACTGACATTTGGCAAGCTTACAAAACTACGGTTCCT GCGTCTCAACAACAACAGTTTGTCTGGAACAATTCCTATGTCATTAACTGCCATTATGTTACTGCAAGTCCT GGATCTTTCAAACAATAAACTAACGGGAGATATTCCAGTCAATGGATCCTTTTCACTATTCACTCCAATCAG TTTTCGAAATAATCTGTTTAATCCTTCTCCGGCTTCTCCGCCTCCTCCCTTTCAACCAACACCACCTAGTCCATCAG GTAATAGGGTCACCGGAGCTATTGCTGGGGGAGTTGCTGCTGGTGCTGCTCTGCTGTTTGCTGCCCCTGCAATTGCACTTGCGTATTGGCGACGTAGGAAACCCCAGGATCATTTCTTCGATGTACCTG cTGAAGAAGATCCAGAAGTTCATTTGGGGCAGCTCAAAAGGTTTTCCCTTCGTGAATTGCAAGTTGCAACAGATCATTTTAGCAACAGACACATTCTGGGTAAAGGTGGATTTGGTAAGGTTTATAAAGGACGCTTAGCTGATGGTTCTTTAGTGGCAGTAAAAAGATTGAAAGAAGAGCGTACCCAGGGTGGGGAGTTACAGTTCCAAACAGAGGTAGAAATGATCAGCATGGCTGTACATCGGAATCTACTTCGTCTACATGGCTTTTGCATGACACCAACGGAACGATTGCTTGTCTATCCCTTTATGGTTAATGGAAGTGTGGCATCATGTTTAAGAG AGCGGTCACAATCGCAACCACCATTAAATTGGCCTGTAAGGAAGCGGACTGCACTAGGATCTGCCAGGGGGCTTGCTTATTTGCATGACCATTGTGACCCTAAGATTATTCACCGTGATGTCAAAGCTGCTAATATATTGTTGGATGAGGAATATGAAGCTGTTGTTGGAGATTTTGGGTTGGCTAAACTCATGGATTACAAAGATACACATGTTACCACTGCCGTACGTGGCACAATTGGACATATAGCTCCAGAGTACCTTTCAACTGGAAAGTCATCAGAGAAGACTGATGTGTTTGGGTATGGAGTCATGCTTCTTGAACTCATCACAGGACAGAGAGCTTTTGATCTTGCTCGGCTTGCAAATGATGATGATGTCATGCTACTTGATTGG GTGAAAGGACTTCTAAAAGATAAGAAATTGGAACAGTTGGTTGATGCTGACCTACAGGGCAATTACATTGCGGAAGAGGTGGAACAGTTGATTCAGGTGGCTCTTCTTTGCACACAAGGCTCACCACTGGACCGACCAAAGATGTCGGAGGTGGTGAGAATGCTGGAAGGTGATGGTTTGGCTGAGAGATGGGAGGAATGGCAAAAAGAGGATATGCGCCAAGAGATTAGTCATATTTACCACCATAATAGTAACTTCGTTGATTCAACTTCCCAGATCGCCCCAGACGAATTATCTGGTCCTAGATGA